A portion of the uncultured Draconibacterium sp. genome contains these proteins:
- a CDS encoding ABC transporter ATP-binding protein, producing MSKAIIKVSELRKDYHVGEMTVHALRGVDMEIYEGDFAAIMGTSGSGKSTMLNILGCLDKPTYGEYQLDGVNMGTMNKNQLAGLRNNKLGFIFQSYNLLPRTTALENVELPLFYNSKVKTKERKERAMHALEQVGLADRMDHMPNQLSGGQQQRVAIARSLVNDPVVILADEATGNLDTRTSYEIMELFQRLNDNGKTIVFVTHESDIARFMKRNIVFRDGRIQKESAVTDRFNATQLIGALPVDEDYES from the coding sequence ATGAGTAAAGCAATTATAAAAGTATCAGAACTGCGAAAAGACTATCATGTGGGTGAAATGACTGTACATGCGCTTCGCGGAGTTGATATGGAAATATACGAAGGAGACTTTGCCGCAATTATGGGAACCAGTGGTTCAGGAAAATCCACCATGCTAAACATCCTTGGCTGTCTCGACAAACCAACTTATGGCGAATACCAGCTGGACGGAGTGAACATGGGCACAATGAATAAAAACCAGCTGGCAGGACTGCGCAACAACAAACTGGGATTTATATTTCAGTCGTACAATTTGTTGCCGCGAACAACGGCTCTGGAGAACGTGGAGTTACCGCTTTTCTATAATTCAAAAGTTAAGACCAAAGAACGGAAAGAACGTGCCATGCACGCGCTTGAGCAGGTTGGATTGGCGGACCGAATGGATCACATGCCCAACCAGTTATCAGGTGGACAACAGCAACGTGTGGCAATCGCCCGCTCGCTGGTAAACGACCCGGTGGTTATCCTTGCCGACGAAGCAACGGGAAACCTTGACACCCGCACTTCTTACGAAATCATGGAACTGTTTCAACGATTGAACGACAACGGTAAAACTATTGTGTTTGTTACGCACGAATCGGACATTGCCCGTTTTATGAAACGTAACATCGTTTTCCGCGATGGTAGAATACAAAAAGAATCGGCAGTAACCGATCGTTTTAATGCTACCCAGTTGATCGGGGCACTTCCGGTAGATGAAGATTATGAATCTTAA
- a CDS encoding hemerythrin domain-containing protein: MMLKQEQIQKTIKMSKLLFSYPQLILVLERFGIKLGVREKTVEEICLEYKISPNVFLMVANLNINISYHYELNFNAREIAQIVQYLTKSHAYYSDEVFPEIIENIHLMSEFSQKPEMQMVESFFNEYKSEVDQHFDYENNTVFPYILNLVDATNNNDYSVIDYREHHDDIQEKLDDVKKLLIEHLPQKTDNNLRRKILFALFSLDTDLQTHSKIENEILIPQVEQLEKQRQL, encoded by the coding sequence ATGATGTTAAAGCAGGAACAAATTCAGAAAACCATAAAAATGTCGAAACTGCTGTTTAGCTATCCACAGTTAATTCTTGTGCTCGAGCGGTTTGGAATAAAACTGGGAGTACGCGAAAAAACAGTTGAAGAAATTTGTTTGGAATACAAAATTAGCCCCAATGTTTTTCTAATGGTGGCCAATTTAAATATTAACATTTCGTACCACTACGAATTAAATTTTAATGCCCGCGAAATTGCACAAATCGTGCAATACCTCACCAAATCGCATGCTTACTATTCTGATGAAGTGTTTCCGGAGATTATAGAAAACATTCATTTGATGAGTGAATTCAGCCAAAAGCCTGAAATGCAAATGGTTGAAAGCTTCTTTAACGAATACAAAAGTGAGGTTGACCAACATTTTGACTACGAAAACAATACCGTTTTCCCTTACATTTTAAACCTGGTTGATGCCACCAACAACAACGATTATTCAGTTATTGATTATCGCGAACATCATGATGACATTCAAGAAAAACTTGATGATGTGAAAAAACTTTTAATCGAACATCTTCCACAAAAAACAGATAACAACTTAAGACGTAAAATTTTATTTGCCCTGTTTAGCCTGGACACCGACCTGCAAACGCATTCAAAAATTGAGAACGAGATATTAATTCCGCAAGTGGAGCAACTTGAAAAACAAAGACAATTATAA
- a CDS encoding LytTR family DNA-binding domain-containing protein translates to MIRTIAIDDEPLALQLVTSYVDKTPTLELAGAFDNPIDAMEFLDQNEVDLIFLDIEMPDLNGLEFTRILTNKPKIIFTTAYEKYALQGFKLDAIDYLLKPFSYEEFYKAAEKAKKQIGYERAGQKSDEVDSNHEFLFLKSEYKIRRINFNDIIYIEGLKDYVKIFLKDETKPIMSLSSLKALETKLPEAKFMRVHRSFIVNLEKIDTIERSRIVFGKVYIPVSEQYKEGFNNFIKNNFL, encoded by the coding sequence ATGATACGAACCATTGCCATCGACGACGAACCTCTTGCTCTTCAGCTGGTAACTTCTTACGTGGATAAAACACCAACACTCGAATTAGCTGGTGCTTTTGATAACCCGATCGATGCGATGGAATTTCTCGATCAGAATGAGGTGGATCTAATTTTTCTGGACATTGAAATGCCCGATTTAAACGGCCTGGAATTCACCCGAATTCTTACCAACAAACCCAAAATTATTTTTACAACAGCCTACGAAAAATACGCCCTTCAAGGTTTTAAACTCGACGCCATCGATTACCTTTTAAAACCATTCAGCTACGAAGAGTTTTACAAAGCCGCCGAAAAAGCAAAAAAACAAATTGGTTACGAACGCGCTGGGCAAAAAAGCGACGAAGTGGATTCAAATCACGAATTTCTGTTCCTGAAATCAGAATACAAAATCCGCCGCATCAACTTTAACGACATCATCTACATTGAAGGATTGAAAGATTACGTGAAGATTTTTCTAAAGGACGAAACAAAACCGATTATGTCATTAAGTTCTCTAAAAGCACTGGAAACGAAACTTCCGGAAGCAAAATTTATGCGTGTTCACCGTTCGTTTATCGTAAACCTCGAAAAAATCGATACCATCGAACGCAGCCGGATTGTTTTTGGCAAAGTTTATATCCCGGTTAGCGAGCAGTACAAGGAAGGTTTCAATAACTTTATAAAGAATAATTTTCTGTAG
- a CDS encoding histidine kinase, with protein sequence MNKLRAKRHRLPIIMHLLVWLVLIILPQIIISRYSGNNNFIAWGFYVNAFIIGVIFYINYFWLVPKFYMNHKKALFFVLAIVVVVSFYFVLDYSNEIFHNPDRNRRVTESIERESRRESRFQRPPFKLMQIYGYSLLSIVIVGFSIGLRAIEQYTASEKRQKELEKEKLNSELAFLKNQVSPHFFFNTLNNIYSMVAINTDDAQASILKLSKLMRYLLYESEHGETMLSAEVEFMRNYIDLMQLRVSQKVDIQIDLPDNQNDLKIPPLLFIPFIENAFKHGISYRDKSFIKVEMKTEAEKVFFMCENSVAKEKAEKRDENHSGIGLENVKKRLNLLFPGKYDLNIDSSQEVFSVKLEIDTAK encoded by the coding sequence ATGAACAAACTTCGGGCAAAACGACACAGACTTCCAATAATAATGCACCTGCTGGTGTGGCTGGTTCTGATTATTCTACCGCAAATTATAATAAGCCGCTACTCAGGAAATAACAATTTTATTGCCTGGGGTTTTTACGTAAATGCTTTTATTATTGGCGTTATTTTTTACATCAACTACTTCTGGCTGGTTCCAAAGTTTTATATGAACCATAAAAAGGCCTTGTTTTTTGTACTGGCAATAGTGGTGGTCGTTAGCTTTTATTTTGTTCTTGATTACTCCAACGAGATTTTCCATAATCCCGATCGCAACAGAAGAGTTACTGAATCGATTGAACGAGAATCCCGTCGTGAATCACGGTTTCAGCGACCTCCCTTTAAACTGATGCAAATTTACGGCTACAGCCTGCTCTCAATTGTTATTGTTGGTTTTTCTATCGGGTTACGAGCTATCGAACAATACACAGCCAGCGAAAAACGCCAAAAGGAACTGGAAAAAGAAAAGCTGAACTCGGAACTTGCGTTTCTGAAAAACCAGGTAAGCCCGCATTTCTTCTTTAATACGCTGAATAATATTTATTCGATGGTAGCCATTAATACCGACGATGCACAGGCATCAATTCTAAAACTTTCGAAATTGATGCGCTATCTTTTATACGAGTCGGAACATGGAGAAACGATGCTTTCTGCCGAAGTTGAATTTATGCGTAATTACATTGATTTGATGCAGCTTCGTGTTTCACAAAAGGTCGATATTCAGATTGATTTACCTGACAACCAAAACGACCTGAAAATACCGCCATTGCTTTTTATTCCGTTTATTGAAAACGCTTTTAAACATGGCATCAGTTACCGCGACAAGTCGTTTATAAAGGTGGAAATGAAAACTGAGGCTGAAAAGGTATTTTTCATGTGTGAGAACAGTGTGGCCAAAGAAAAAGCAGAAAAGCGGGATGAGAACCATTCAGGCATCGGGTTGGAAAATGTGAAAAAAAGGCTCAACTTGTTGTTTCCCGGAAAATACGATTTAAACATCGATTCCTCTCAGGAAGTATTTAGTGTAAAACTTGAAATTGATACTGCCAAATGA
- a CDS encoding response regulator transcription factor has protein sequence MAKLCKILVIEPSAIVREGITAIIGGMKDDIEFSYAETVEESLKFGQTNLFKMVLVNPVTLNNSKKHLHNLFAQYNKTNVIGLISNHYDRNLSDNFADNIFVTDRHETITQIISKHFNTAPAATNDIDNTLSEREIDVLKLLATGKSNKEIAEQLFISIHTVISHRKNISNKIGVKSTAALVIYAVANGIIDVDGFTEA, from the coding sequence TTGGCTAAGCTCTGCAAAATATTAGTTATTGAACCCTCCGCCATTGTTCGCGAAGGAATTACGGCCATTATCGGAGGCATGAAAGACGATATTGAGTTTTCGTATGCCGAAACGGTAGAAGAGTCGTTAAAATTCGGACAAACCAATCTTTTCAAAATGGTATTGGTTAATCCGGTTACGCTAAACAATTCGAAGAAACATCTTCACAACCTATTTGCGCAATACAACAAAACCAATGTTATCGGGTTAATTTCAAATCATTACGACCGGAATCTTTCCGACAATTTTGCTGATAACATTTTTGTTACCGACAGACATGAAACCATTACGCAGATTATCTCGAAACATTTTAATACAGCGCCTGCCGCAACAAATGATATCGACAATACATTAAGCGAAAGAGAAATTGATGTATTGAAGTTGCTGGCCACCGGAAAATCGAATAAGGAAATTGCCGAACAGCTGTTTATCAGTATCCACACGGTTATTTCGCACCGCAAAAACATCAGTAATAAAATTGGTGTAAAATCAACTGCCGCACTGGTTATTTATGCTGTGGCCAACGGAATAATTGATGTTGACGGTTTTACTGAGGCCTAA
- a CDS encoding VTC domain-containing protein, which yields MSQFLSAIQQFDSISLSQMDSVALLNRFDVKYQLPESKLIEVLQSIIKQYYILEINQSRIHNYNTIYYDTTEDSMYTSHHNGKLNRLKIRKRKYTDSGLAFLEIKRKNNKRKTKKLRMVAENDNELFTSNELDFLKQNTNFDFKLSNSTLPVKNTNSFKRITLVNKDLSERCTIDINVTSFSKNKRVELNSMAIVEVKQSSLMAKTCLTQKLKTIGAQQQGFSKYCIGRAFLEPDLKQNLFKEKLNALKKEFNGNIRLISVTNL from the coding sequence ATGTCACAATTTCTATCTGCGATACAGCAATTTGATTCTATTTCATTAAGTCAGATGGACAGCGTGGCTTTACTCAACCGTTTCGATGTAAAATATCAACTTCCGGAAAGCAAACTGATCGAGGTGTTGCAATCAATTATAAAGCAATATTATATCCTTGAAATTAACCAAAGCCGAATACATAATTACAACACCATATATTACGATACCACCGAAGATTCGATGTACACCAGTCACCACAACGGGAAATTAAACCGTTTAAAAATACGCAAACGCAAGTACACCGATTCGGGTCTGGCATTTTTGGAAATAAAGCGGAAAAACAACAAAAGAAAAACGAAAAAGCTGCGAATGGTTGCCGAAAATGATAATGAATTATTTACCAGCAACGAGCTCGATTTTTTAAAACAGAATACCAATTTTGACTTTAAGCTATCAAACAGCACTTTGCCCGTCAAAAACACCAACTCGTTTAAACGCATTACACTGGTAAACAAAGATTTATCAGAACGATGCACGATAGATATTAATGTAACCTCTTTTTCAAAAAATAAAAGGGTGGAATTAAATTCGATGGCTATTGTTGAGGTAAAACAAAGTAGCCTGATGGCAAAAACGTGTTTAACCCAAAAACTAAAAACGATTGGAGCTCAGCAACAAGGCTTTAGTAAGTATTGCATTGGCAGAGCTTTTCTCGAACCCGATTTAAAACAAAACCTGTTTAAAGAAAAACTCAATGCTTTAAAAAAAGAATTTAACGGTAATATCCGTTTAATTTCGGTAACCAATTTATAA
- a CDS encoding ABC transporter permease, translated as MNYANLTKIATTALKRNKFRAILTMLGIIIGVGSVIAMLSIGESSKQSIREEMSDMGTNMIFVMPGQQRRGGVMMGNSNTKSLTLKDIEALRKEAKNITEVSPQVSTSGQAVNGNNNWPTTIYGVDAPYLDIRKYELEDGRIFTEKEIKSLAKVCIVGQTVVENVFNESVDPIGQTIRFGGIPLKVIGVLKEKGENGMGMDQDDMILAPYTSVQRRMLAITHIQSIYASAVSEEQSDAAIAEIETILRQQHKLKEGDDDDFQVRSQAEMVEMVSSVTDMLTLLLGAVAGISLLVGGIGIMNIMFVSVTERTKEIGLRMSVGGRGFDIMMQFLIEAVLLSILGGIIGIIFGTALSYLASFALDMPFVVDTQAVGLSFLVCSVIGIFFGWYPARKAANLDPIDAVRHE; from the coding sequence ATGAACTACGCAAATCTCACAAAAATAGCAACCACTGCACTGAAACGAAACAAGTTCAGAGCGATATTAACCATGCTTGGTATTATTATCGGTGTTGGTTCGGTAATCGCGATGCTTTCCATTGGTGAATCATCAAAGCAGAGTATCCGCGAAGAAATGTCGGATATGGGAACCAATATGATTTTTGTAATGCCGGGTCAGCAACGTCGTGGCGGTGTTATGATGGGGAACTCAAATACAAAATCGTTGACACTAAAAGATATTGAGGCACTAAGAAAAGAAGCGAAAAACATTACCGAAGTATCGCCACAGGTAAGCACCAGCGGACAGGCAGTTAATGGCAACAATAACTGGCCAACAACAATTTATGGTGTTGATGCTCCGTACCTTGACATCCGAAAATATGAATTGGAAGATGGCCGGATTTTTACTGAGAAGGAAATAAAATCGTTGGCAAAAGTCTGTATTGTTGGACAAACAGTAGTTGAAAATGTTTTCAACGAGAGTGTCGATCCGATCGGACAAACCATTCGTTTTGGCGGCATTCCTCTAAAAGTAATCGGCGTTTTAAAAGAGAAAGGTGAAAACGGCATGGGAATGGACCAGGATGATATGATCCTTGCACCGTACACATCCGTTCAGCGACGCATGTTGGCAATTACGCACATTCAATCGATTTATGCCTCGGCAGTAAGTGAAGAACAATCGGATGCAGCCATCGCAGAAATTGAAACGATTTTACGACAACAGCATAAATTAAAAGAAGGCGACGACGATGATTTCCAGGTACGTTCGCAAGCCGAAATGGTGGAAATGGTGTCGTCGGTTACCGATATGCTAACCTTGCTTTTAGGAGCGGTAGCAGGAATCTCACTATTGGTTGGTGGTATCGGAATTATGAATATCATGTTTGTTTCAGTAACTGAACGAACCAAAGAAATCGGACTGCGCATGTCGGTTGGCGGACGAGGATTTGACATTATGATGCAATTCCTGATTGAAGCAGTTTTGCTAAGTATTTTAGGAGGTATTATCGGAATCATATTTGGTACAGCACTGTCCTATTTGGCATCCTTTGCATTAGATATGCCATTTGTTGTTGACACGCAGGCTGTTGGACTCTCCTTCCTAGTTTGTAGTGTAATCGGTATATTTTTCGGCTGGTACCCGGCACGAAAAGCGGCAAACCTCGATCCAATTGATGCAGTACGACACGAATAA
- a CDS encoding efflux RND transporter periplasmic adaptor subunit yields the protein MKKKTIIIIALLLVVLVSAALVLKPNKVDVSQIDIQTAKAGKGNISNVVESTGTLEAITTVEVGTQVSGIVDELFVDYNSYVKKGQLLAKIDTTNLAAQLEQSQATLDNAKAELDYQQATYNRMAPLNDKQLISQTDFDQLVYNLNKAKASYNNAMAQHKRNQINLDYALIYSPIDGVVLNKEVEEGQTVAASFNTPTLFTIANDLTQMQVEADIDEADIGHIKEGQRVEFTVDAYPETIFEGEVTQLRWEPTVTNNVVTYTIIVDAPNPDYKLMPGMTATIQVYVLEKNDILVVPSKALRFTPDQKLMASYMSQQTKPEMPEGQTPPEMGSIPQQAPSDATMVWVKEGTNIHPVPVKIGLNDDINAEILSGVKSGQEVVLSMEQKGANETAARSGGNPFMPGPPGRR from the coding sequence ATGAAAAAGAAAACAATCATCATTATCGCATTACTGCTTGTCGTTCTGGTATCGGCAGCACTGGTTTTAAAACCGAACAAGGTTGATGTAAGTCAGATCGATATTCAAACAGCAAAAGCAGGAAAAGGAAACATTAGCAATGTTGTGGAATCAACCGGGACACTGGAAGCAATCACAACTGTTGAGGTGGGTACTCAGGTTTCGGGAATAGTTGATGAACTTTTTGTTGACTACAACTCATACGTAAAAAAAGGCCAGTTGCTGGCTAAAATCGATACCACAAACCTGGCAGCGCAGTTGGAGCAAAGTCAGGCAACACTAGACAATGCAAAAGCCGAACTCGATTACCAGCAAGCTACCTACAACCGTATGGCACCGCTGAACGATAAACAATTGATCTCTCAAACTGATTTCGACCAGTTGGTTTACAATTTAAACAAAGCAAAAGCCAGTTACAACAATGCCATGGCGCAACACAAACGCAACCAGATTAATCTGGATTATGCGTTGATCTACTCGCCTATCGACGGAGTTGTTTTGAACAAAGAGGTTGAAGAAGGACAGACTGTTGCAGCAAGTTTTAACACGCCTACCCTTTTTACCATTGCCAACGACCTTACGCAAATGCAGGTTGAGGCCGATATTGATGAAGCCGACATCGGTCATATTAAAGAAGGACAACGTGTTGAATTTACCGTTGATGCATATCCTGAGACCATTTTTGAAGGAGAAGTTACACAATTGCGCTGGGAACCGACAGTTACAAACAATGTAGTAACCTATACCATTATTGTAGATGCGCCAAACCCGGATTACAAACTGATGCCGGGAATGACTGCCACCATTCAGGTTTATGTTTTGGAGAAAAACGATATCCTGGTAGTTCCTAGTAAAGCGCTGCGTTTTACTCCTGACCAAAAATTAATGGCAAGCTACATGAGCCAACAGACTAAACCTGAAATGCCGGAAGGACAAACACCTCCGGAAATGGGGAGTATACCACAACAGGCTCCGAGTGATGCAACTATGGTTTGGGTAAAAGAAGGAACCAACATCCACCCTGTTCCGGTTAAAATTGGATTGAACGATGATATTAACGCAGAAATTCTTTCGGGCGTAAAAAGCGGTCAAGAAGTTGTGCTGAGCATGGAGCAAAAAGGAGCAAATGAAACTGCAGCCCGATCAGGTGGCAATCCATTTATGCCAGGCCCTCCGGGAAGAAGATAG
- a CDS encoding DUF4956 domain-containing protein: MDQIQDSIIKEPLRWLDIKVINPEDFTELVVRFLLNLLVTFIVVNYIYSKNSNRKDFYFSYFSISITIFVLCFLLESVKLELGFALGLFAIFGIIRYRTDPIPIKEMTYLFVIIGISVINALSNKKVSHVELIFTNTAIILTMWILEKILHLKQEICLIINYENIENINIQKKAELYADIQERTGIKIKRIEIEEINYLRDVAKIRVYHDINDNNGETNTF; encoded by the coding sequence ATGGATCAAATTCAAGACTCAATTATAAAAGAACCGCTCAGATGGCTTGATATAAAAGTTATCAATCCTGAGGATTTTACTGAACTTGTTGTTCGATTTCTACTCAATTTGCTGGTAACATTTATTGTAGTAAACTACATCTATTCAAAAAACAGCAACCGTAAAGATTTCTATTTCAGCTATTTTTCAATAAGCATTACAATTTTTGTACTTTGCTTTTTGCTCGAAAGCGTGAAACTTGAGTTGGGATTTGCATTGGGCCTTTTTGCCATTTTTGGCATTATTCGCTACCGCACCGACCCCATTCCAATTAAAGAAATGACCTACCTTTTTGTAATTATTGGCATTTCGGTTATTAATGCTTTATCCAATAAAAAAGTTAGCCATGTTGAGCTTATTTTTACCAATACTGCCATAATTCTTACCATGTGGATTTTGGAAAAAATACTGCATTTAAAACAAGAGATCTGCCTGATTATTAACTATGAAAACATTGAAAACATAAACATTCAGAAGAAAGCAGAACTTTATGCAGATATACAAGAACGCACAGGAATAAAAATTAAACGTATTGAAATAGAAGAAATTAACTACCTGCGCGATGTGGCAAAAATCAGAGTATATCACGACATTAATGATAATAACGGGGAAACCAATACTTTTTGA
- a CDS encoding DUF2490 domain-containing protein, with protein MKKLILLLSISFIGFQAFSQRTWFDAEFSTEIVNNLELSVAPELRFKEEFELNEYFLQTALEYQFNKYFSLAAGYRYGYNINGDDEHQSFGRFHLDAKTNVKWNNLQPKFRLRFTNADDFSDENENYLRYKFELEYKIKKLDLEPYVLAEWYHDLDLKEISKSRYESGMMYKINKHHKIGVYYRLNHYLNSDKNNRNIVGLSYKFKL; from the coding sequence ATGAAAAAATTAATTCTGTTACTTAGTATTTCATTTATCGGCTTTCAGGCTTTTTCGCAACGTACCTGGTTTGATGCTGAGTTTTCGACCGAAATTGTAAATAACCTTGAACTTTCTGTGGCTCCTGAACTTCGTTTCAAAGAAGAATTTGAGCTAAACGAGTACTTTCTGCAAACAGCACTTGAATACCAATTCAATAAATATTTTTCCTTAGCAGCCGGTTATCGTTATGGCTATAACATCAACGGCGACGACGAACATCAATCTTTCGGTCGTTTTCATCTTGATGCTAAAACCAATGTTAAATGGAATAATTTGCAGCCAAAATTCAGGTTGCGTTTTACCAATGCCGACGACTTTTCGGATGAAAACGAAAATTACCTTCGTTACAAGTTTGAGTTAGAATATAAAATAAAAAAACTCGATCTTGAACCGTATGTTTTGGCTGAATGGTATCACGATTTGGATTTGAAAGAAATTAGCAAGTCGAGGTATGAAAGCGGTATGATGTACAAAATAAACAAACACCACAAAATTGGGGTGTATTACCGTTTAAACCACTACTTAAACAGTGATAAAAACAACCGAAATATTGTTGGATTATCGTATAAATTTAAACTGTAA
- a CDS encoding TolC family protein, with protein MNRIKSIFFVIAVSLPTLLFAQNNTANKTWSLNDCIDYALTQNVSVRQSILANASNELNKNQAKANKLPSLSASARQNFSWSKSEDLLTGDSDFSGNNNTSYGLNSSITIYNAQRLNNLIKQAELDMQSGIYDSETIKESISLSILNAFLQVVFLEENVKNAQNQLDATTEQLNLSEARLQSGIISRSDYLQVKSQLANEKLSLANAQSNFAISKVSLMQLMELPVDENFEVLRPNLEELANENLTPVAADVYATALAIKPQIKSAEYQKESAALNEKIAAAGFYPTISADAGLSTGYSSYNSSNYFGQLGDQFTPSVGVSVSIPIFQKKQIKTSVAQAKIGYSNAELLEIDTKNQLRKEIEQACVDVLSAQIEFEANQESYSSYEESYQLAQEKFNNGLINSVDFLFERNNLITAESQLLQSKFNLIFSYKILDFYQGNPITL; from the coding sequence ATGAACAGAATAAAATCAATCTTCTTCGTAATTGCAGTAAGTCTTCCGACTTTATTGTTTGCACAAAACAATACGGCAAATAAGACCTGGAGCCTTAACGATTGTATCGATTACGCATTAACGCAAAACGTTTCGGTGCGCCAGAGCATTTTGGCCAATGCGTCGAACGAACTCAACAAAAATCAGGCGAAAGCCAACAAACTCCCTTCGTTAAGCGCTTCTGCGCGCCAGAATTTTAGTTGGTCGAAATCAGAAGATCTGCTTACCGGCGATTCTGATTTTTCGGGAAACAACAATACTAGTTACGGATTAAATTCGAGCATTACCATTTACAATGCACAACGTTTGAATAATTTGATTAAGCAGGCCGAGCTGGATATGCAAAGCGGAATTTACGATTCGGAAACCATTAAAGAGTCGATCTCGCTGAGCATTTTAAATGCCTTTTTGCAGGTTGTATTTTTAGAGGAGAATGTAAAAAATGCACAAAACCAACTGGATGCCACAACAGAGCAACTCAATCTGTCGGAAGCCCGATTACAATCCGGAATTATTTCGCGCTCCGATTACCTGCAGGTAAAGTCGCAGTTGGCAAACGAGAAGCTGAGTCTTGCCAATGCACAAAGCAACTTTGCCATTTCGAAAGTTAGCCTGATGCAGTTAATGGAGCTACCAGTTGATGAAAACTTTGAGGTGCTACGTCCGAACCTGGAGGAATTGGCGAATGAAAATCTAACTCCGGTTGCCGCAGATGTTTATGCTACTGCACTGGCCATTAAACCACAAATTAAAAGTGCCGAGTACCAAAAAGAAAGTGCCGCACTGAATGAAAAAATTGCTGCCGCCGGTTTTTATCCAACCATCAGTGCCGATGCAGGATTATCAACCGGCTATTCAAGCTACAATTCATCTAATTATTTCGGACAACTTGGCGATCAGTTTACGCCATCAGTTGGAGTTTCTGTATCCATTCCTATTTTCCAGAAAAAGCAGATTAAAACAAGCGTAGCCCAGGCAAAAATTGGTTACAGCAATGCCGAATTGCTGGAAATAGATACAAAAAACCAATTACGCAAAGAAATTGAACAAGCTTGTGTAGATGTACTGTCGGCACAGATTGAGTTTGAAGCCAACCAGGAAAGTTATTCTTCTTACGAGGAATCGTACCAACTGGCACAGGAAAAATTCAATAACGGACTGATCAACTCCGTAGATTTTCTTTTCGAGCGCAATAACCTGATCACAGCCGAAAGTCAGTTGTTGCAATCAAAATTCAACCTGATATTCAGCTATAAGATACTTGATTTCTATCAGGGCAATCCAATCACTTTATAA